The following proteins are encoded in a genomic region of Drosophila miranda strain MSH22 chromosome 4, D.miranda_PacBio2.1, whole genome shotgun sequence:
- the LOC108164230 gene encoding protein obstructor-E — protein MIGSNQFSSSKSKAEVWFTSANKMALLKICIFALALTVGITTTFAQQAKYRGQFRIGAGHPPSQRHFPPRDRDPVGEAAVVPKRKQEAAEYEPTEECPEANGFYPDSKQCDKYYACLDGVPTERLCADGMVFNDYTPIEEKCDLPYNIDCTKRSKLQEPQSSQHCPRKNGYFGHEKPGICDKFYFCVDGKFNMITCPQGLVFNPKTGICTWPDEVGVTGCKSEDIFEFTCPKVNESIAVTHPRYADPDDCQFFYVCVNGDLPRRNGCKLGQVFDEDSKNCDWARKVPDCADWYKDRLTDAELDELENPKPKSTTTKRPPRVRGPSRRKPKPKVEEEEEA, from the exons ATGATTGGCTCCAATCAGTTTTCCAGCTCCAAGTCCAAAGCAGAAGTTTG GTTTACGTCGGCTAATAAAATGgcgcttttgaaaatttgcATATTTGCTCTGGCTTTGACTGTGG GCATCACAACAACGTtcgcccagcaagccaagtaCCGGGGACAATTCCGCATCGGTGCGGGTCATCCTCCATCGCAGCGCCATTTTCCGCCACGCGATCGCGACCCGGTCGGGGAGGCGGCTGTTGTGCCCAAGCGCAAGCAGGAGGCGGCAGAATACGAGCCCACCGAGGAGTGCCCGGAGGCAAATGGCTTCTACCCGGATAGCAAGCAGTGCGACAAATACTACGCCTGTCT CGATGGTGTACCCACGGAACGCCTCTGTGCCGACGGCATGGTCTTCAACGACTACACGCCTATCGAGGAGAAGTGCGACTTGCCCTACAACATCGATTGCACCAAACGGTCCAAGCTAC AAGAGCCTCAGTCCTCGCAGCACTGCCCCCGAAAGAACGGATACTTTGGCCACGAGAAGCCCGGCATTTGCGACAAGTTTTACTTCTGCGTCGATGGCAAGTTCAACATGATTACCTGCCCGCAAGGCCTGGTTTTCAATCCCAAGACCGGTATCTGCACGTGGCCCGATGAAGTGGGCGTTACTGGCTGCAAGTCGGAGGACATCTTTGAGTTTACGTGTCCCAAGGTGAATGAAAGCATTGCTGTAACCCATCCCCGCTACGCCGATCCCGACGACTGTCAGTTCTTCTACGTGTGCGTCAATGGCGATTTGCCCCGTCGCAACGGCTGCAAGCTCGGCCAGGTATTCGACGAGGATTCCAAAAATTGTGACTGGGCGCGGAAGGTTCCTGATTG TGCTGACTGGTACAAGGATCGTTTAACTGATGCCGAGCTCGATGAGCTCGAGAACCCGAAACCGAAGTCCACAACAACCAAGAGGCCACCACGTGTCCGGGGCCCATCAAGGcgcaagcccaagcccaaggtggaagaggaggaggaggcctaA
- the LOC108163467 gene encoding uncharacterized protein LOC108163467 — MKMDGTALSKFLQSQSVNWLRGLSRVQIGACDMLFRALRDDTEQESTYRVSSCLYHLGLRPMVTSSRIKTIMKISNGSELAFLYFIWEAEYKPIDTSADSECSRKNFTVNEQLLLSAIAHLDMPATLRELDRLLPPCTHSKKLRPGGCAKIRHKSVTQPKPKHRVDCESPYFAPLPRPKLFNPAENQQWGPPDSKLRFPEYDNNRGLYEIPEEDLRWFSYYKLSPAKRVIKKLLSDELNRLTLDPPMTGVGEEESLCHTHRLVKEAATKKKEEVAEEAFQRCMSLLDLSGSDKKASRKRVTQNLEREIECAAEKIRHFSQRQLIKVGKVRSGKADGTCQVCTHLVSTPHTKRASRADLSILLGADLHPKAHPLPEDDGLVKVVELQGGQHSNRRCGAGDCKLVEADCKLVIGDEILVEPSETDKKSLKRHTRKTASLLNHPHKRKTRKTSSTRHTKKKSQITKDDSKVLTTDFKNLADLIPPCSRTLQCPRKNPLEQETDCFTTRTGQGIELDFFKIFNLQGLDLQDVEPGSDDFPVDLEDKQPLIEKLCIAALAGSNGASPGPDKDNEWSSKAVLKAAASCAIGVFRENAAAEEAAMAAEKKKEDESRTVQSVKPINPDDRHQIEALLKAALKIMKSNPNYVLATFPNAHKVPMLIDWVSKRYGKSYTSMEMQKLVNSSCQLIKTIGLKETARQKRMLNVKTRTDTGLVSYTHKKRVMCQAKNMKKEYYGTLNQLALEETRLTWLALRGDSHLGGYIQDTFFAYMPANESDLKRHNLWQSRDYRDMVCSRERRRLA; from the coding sequence ATGAAAATGGATGGAACCGCGCTGTCAAAGTTTTTGCAGAGTCAGAGCGTCAACTGGTTGCGGGGACTATCACGGGTGCAGATCGGTGCCTGTGACATGCTGTTCCGTGCCCTGCGGGACGACACGGAACAGGAGTCGACGTATCGTGTGTCTAGCTGCTTGTACCACTTGGGCCTTCGGCCTATGGTGACATCTTCCCGAATCAAGACCATCATGAAAATCAGTAATGGCAGCGAACTAGCCTTTCTCTATTTCATCTGGGAGGCCGAGTACAAGCCGATCGATACCTCCGCCGACTCCGAGTGCTCCCGTAAAAATTTCACGGTGAACGAACAGCTGCTCCTCTCGGCCATTGCCCACCTGGATATGCCGGCCACCTTGCGCGAGCTGGACCGACTGCTGCCCCCATGCACGCACTCGAAGAAGCTGCGACCCGGGGGCTGTGCCAAAATTAGGCACAAATCGGTAACACAGCCTAAGCCTAAGCACAGGGTTGATTGTGAGTCTCCATACTTTGCACCTCTGCCGCGGCCGAAGCTGTTCAATCCGGCGGAAAACCAACAGTGGGGACCTCCCGACAGCAAGCTGCGCTTTCCCGAATATGACAACAATAGGGGGCTGTACGAGATTCCAGAGGAGGACTTACGGTGGTTCTCCTACTACAAGCTTTCACCCGCCAAGCGGGTGATCAAGAAACTGCTGTCAGACGAGCTCAATCGCCTGACTTTGGACCCCCCGATGACGGGCGTTGGGGAGGAGGAGTCCCTGTGCCACACCCATCGCCTGGTAAAGGAAGCCGCAACAAAGAAGAAGGAGGAGGTCGCCGAGGAAGCTTTCCAGAGATGTATGTCTCTACTGGACTTGTCGGGCTCCGACAAAAAGGCCTCTCGCAAGCGGGTCACACAGAATCTAGAAAGAGAGATCGAGTGCGCAGCCGAAAAGATCCGACATTTTTCCCAGCGACAGTTGATCAAAGTCGGAAAGGTTCGCAGTGGGAAAGCGGACGGAACTTGTCAGGTGTGCACTCATCTCGTAAGCACGCCCCATACGAAAAGAGCCAGTAGGGCCGATTTGTCGATTCTTCTGGGCGCCGATTTGCATCCCAAAGCCCATCCGCTTCCGGAAGATGATGGATTGGTTAAAGTGGTGGAGCTGCAAGGAGGTCAGCATTCAAACAGACGATGTGGGGCCGGAGACTGCAAACTGGTGGAAGCAGACTGCAAACTGGTGATCGGAGACGAGATATTGGTTGAACCCAGCGAAACGGATAAGAAGTCGCTCAAAAGACATACGCGTAAAACGGCCAGCCTTTTGAATCACCCGCACAAGAGAAAGACTCGTAAGACGTCCAGCACCAGGCATACAAAGAAAAAGTCGCAGATAACCAAAGACGATTCAAAGGTGCTCACCACAGACTTTAAAAATCTCGCCGATCTCATTCCGCCCTGTAGTCGGACTCTCCAGTGTCCACGTAAAAATCCGCTAGAGCAAGAGACAGACTGTTTTACCACAAGGACCGGCCAGGGCATAGAGCTTGACTTCTTCaagatattcaatctacaaggACTTGACCTTCAAGACGTTGAGCCGGGATCGGACGACTTTCCCGTGGATCTGGAGGATAAGCAGCCGCTAATCGAGAAACTTTGCATTGCGGCCCTAGCCGGGAGCAACGGTGCGAGTCCAGGGCCAGATAAAGATAATGAATGGTCCTCGAAAGCTGTGCTCAAAGCGGCCGCAAGCTGCGCTATCGGAGTATTTAGAGAGAACGCCGCCGCAGAGGAAGCTGCAATGGCAGCTGAGAAAAAAAAGGAGGATGAGTCGAGGACGGTGCAGAGCGTGAAGCCCATTAATCCTGACGACAGGCATCAAATAGAGGCTCTGCTAAAGGCAGCCCTGAAGATCATGAAGTCCAATCCCAACTATGTTTTGGCGACATTTCCCAATGCCCACAAGGTGCCGATGCTGATAGATTGGGTGTCCAAGCGCTACGGAAAGTCATACACAAGCATGGAGATGCAGAAGCTGGTCAATTCCTCGTGTCAACTCATCAAAACTATCGGTCTAAAGGAAACGGCCCGTCAAAAAAGGATGCTAAATGTCAAAACCCGCACTGACACAGGTTTGGTCAGCTATACCCACAAAAAGAGAGTCATGTGCCAAGCCAAGAATATGAAAAAGGAATACTACGGCACACTTAATCAATTGGCTCTGGAGGAAACGCGTCTCACTTGGCTGGCCCTGCGCGGCGACTCCCACCTGGGCGGATACATCCAGGACACCTTCTTTGCCTACATGCCAGCCAACGAATCTGACCTGAAACGTCACAATCTGTGGCAATCGCGAGACTATCGCGACATGGTCTGCAGCCGTGAGCGACGTCGTCTTGCATAA
- the LOC108163466 gene encoding uncharacterized protein LOC108163466 isoform X1 yields MIRFYKLYTFFLKTMDHDTQKTVKEWCVCEKCPRAVLHIPLDSNLRCQLCGLERRPKTDPSSSDEEEYAANLRQKMLLERRHAEEALQSGVRVKVPKRAKKPCSVQSCKKNCLKCGGMAKPRAEKEPLAGHFPTPKEALPKWRLGLQTLDRATSVAPPSSPSSLKSLQPAFESMWEPLPSDVTNQVDKSHRHRALLAKRLVIPLKTPITDPSGGAVSKRNKSLASLLHPGTSPPLPPLSKVVASIMAEQGAEKGREKGGGLEHGSIEAENQMESQFCPFDSYEGPSEDALVVDSARIMLQSPMALNTTPLLVSSDLEEGAKDDSKDISGNCKHGPSNNGPSNNGQPIAPKTFEFLDFEEKEVQVGKKSDPLVEKIFTKCFVDQIIKALSLSCPEPNEDCAAENEQLKSESESESKGSASPPIKDVSNERVISSNKSQTDAEYSKVLSKKLNSTHGLHEPANRVCRTAGMKREGAKPMASGMSPVRKSKLGAESASSVCDKCGHQRNDGDAAMPNKNSRAKSVKQIPIKEPKEFVGPYRSTSKNAMPAKKICQVSKELFGKEPSYSLRVPDKTGKLYRTFHCCPRTNLAKQKLKREGLKPTCTKEMKKYKPDSLVSNNSSTPMKSEEDLEGSSQTVPDPVSKSVSDQRLLRNISSEGSNLEEEFHKTPDAYLPIDGRTIQPHMLSHSCMEREVSIHWRRIHTLETVSHVCGEMLKPKMASHRCTVMENLKKTTLSDQPATSTSIYEFRMPDIDSNAFEKSGMASPPRNISETHRRNEDGNKSGHETPVAHSPTPRHMDLFLRKMMRRPSPPICPVPSVKYIRRKIRAQEGLRQYDVSELSFMRNSESLVQHKESAGVVPHDEKRMPPFQYGNIPSKADHLEVKLGRRIRREHSLERRFNMLVKSKSQPPETKSEQEKRREYLLKVKLEEMTTKPIQLLTPHEET; encoded by the coding sequence ATGATTCGCTTCTATAAACTTTACACGTTTTTTCTGAAAACTATGGACCACGACACCCAAAAAACTGTCAAAGAGTGGTGCGTTTGCGAGAAGTGTCCGAGAGCAGTGCTGCACATTCCGTTGGACAGCAACCTCCGCTGCCAATTGTGTGGACTGGAGCGGCGTCCTAAAACCGATCCCAGCTCCAGCGACGAAGAGGAGTACGCCGCCAACCTACGGCAGAAGATGCTTCTAGAGCGACGACATGCCGAGGAGGCGCTCCAAAGTGGTGTCCGCGTCAAGGTGCCTAAGCGAGCCAAGAAGCCATGTTCAGTGCAGAGCTGCAAGAAGAATTGCCTCAAGTGCGGGGGAATGGCCAAGCCAAGAGCCGAGAAGGAGCCTTTAGCCGGGCACTTTCCAACTCCCAAAGAAGCCTTACCGAAGTGGCGTCTTGGGCTACAAACTTTAGATCGCGCAACTTCAGTTGCGCCACCATCATCGCCTTCATCTCTGAAGTCTTTGCAACCCGCATTCGAGTCCATGTGGGAGCCTTTGCCCAGTGACGTCACAAACCAGGTGGACAAGTCTCATCGACACAGGGCATTGCTTGCAAAACGTTTGGTCATTCCCCTGAAGACACCCATCACGGATCCATCTGGCGGGGCAGTCTCCAAGCGAAACAAGAGCTTAGCGTCACTTTTGCACCCTGGCACCAGCCCCCCGCTGCCACCCCTCTCAAAAGTGGTGGCCTCCATTATGGCTGAACAGGGGGCAGAAAAGGGCCGTGAAAAAGGTGGCGGATTAGAACACGGTTCGATTGAGGCCGAAAACCAAATGGAAAGCCAGTTTTGCCCCTTTGACTCCTACGAGGGGCCGTCGGAGGATGCACTTGTCGTAGACAGTGCCCGCATCATGCTGCAGAGCCCCATGGCGCTGAACACGACCCCATTGCTCGTCTCTTCAGACTTGGAAGAGGGCGCTAAAGATGACTCTAAAGATATCAGCGGCAATTGCAAGCACGGCCCATCCAACAACGGCCCATCCAACAACGGGCAGCCCATCGCCCCGAAAACATTCGAGTTTTTAGACTTTGAAGAGAAAGAAGTACAAGTAGGTAAGAAGAGCGATCCTTTGGTGGAGAAGATATTTACGAAGTGTTTTGTGGATCAAATAATAAAAGCCCTGAGCCTTTCCTGTCCTGAACCTAATGAAGATTGCGCTGCAGAGAACGAACAACTGAAGTCCGAATCCGAGTCGGAGTCCAAAGGATCAGCTAGCCCACCTATCAAGGATGTATCTAATGAACGTGTAATTTCCTCAAATAAATCTCAGACCGATGCAGAGTATTCAAAAGTCTTATCAAAAAAATTGAACAGCACCCATGGCTTGCATGAACCCGCCAATAGGGTGTGCAGGACAGCCGGTATGAAGCGGGAGGGCGCAAAGCCAATGGCTAGTGGGATGTCTCCGGTACGGAAATCAAAGTTAGGAGCAGAGTCCGCATCATCGGTGTGCGACAAATGCGGACATCAGCGAAACGATGGCGATGCTGCTATGCCAAATAAGAATTCCAGAGCAAAGAGTGTCAAGCAGATACCTATAAAAGAACCCAAGGAATTTGTAGGCCCCTATCGTAGTACTAGCAAGAACGCAATGCCAGCCAAGAAAATCTGTCAAGTCTCTAAAGAGTTGTTCGGCAAAGAGCCATCTTACTCATTGAGAGTTCCAGACAAGACTGGTAAACTCTATAGAACTTTTCACTGTTGTCCAAGAACTAATTTAGCTAAGCAAAAATTGAAGCGGGAAGGCCTTAAGCCGACCTGCACCAAAGAGATGAAAAAATATAAGCCCGATTCTCTTGTTAGTAATAATTCGAGCACACCAATGAAATCCGAAGAAGACCTTGAAGGCTCTTCACAGACAGTACCAGACCCAGTTTCTAAATCCGTATCAGACCAGAGGCTTCTCAGAAATATCTCATCAGAAGGCAGCAATCTTGAAGAAGAATTCCACAAAACACCCGATGCATACCTACCTATAGACGGAAGGACTATACAACCGCATATGTTGTCGCATAGCTGCATGGAGAGAGAAGTCTCAATCCATTGGCGACGAATCCACACCTTGGAAACAGTTTCACATGTCTGTGGGGAGATGCTCAAGCCTAAGATGGCTTCACACAGATGCACTGTCATGGAAAATCTCAAGAAGACCACCTTGTCGGATCAACCTGCTACCAGTACGTCGATCTATGAGTTCCGCATGCCTGACATAGATTCCAATGCGTTCGAAAAGTCCGGAATGGCTAGCCCTCCTCGTAACATAAGCGAAACCCACAGGCGAAATGAAGATGGGAACAAGAGTGGGCATGAGACACCTGTAGCTCACTCGCCAACACCAAGGCACATGGATCTCTTCTTAAGGAAAATGATGCGGAGGCCCAGTCCGCCCATTTGTCCCGTTCCTTCAGTAAAATACATTAGACGAAAGATAAGAGCACAAGAGGGTCTGAGACAGTATGATGTTTCGGAATTATCATTTATGCGAAATTCGGAGAGCCTGGTGCAACACAAGGAATCTGCAGGTGTGGTGCCTCATGATGAGAAACGAATGCCTCCATTTCAGTATGGAAATATCCCATCGAAGGCCGATCATCTTGAGGTGAAGCTAGGGAGACGAATCCGGAGGGAGCATTCGCTGGAACGCAGATTCAATATGCTCGTAAAGTCCAAGTCCCAACCTCCAGAGACGAAGTCGGAGCAAGAAAAACGCAGAGAATATTTGCTGAAGGTGAAACTTGAAGAGATGACGACAAAGCCAATTCAGCTGCTGACTCCGCATGAAGAAACATAA
- the LOC108163466 gene encoding uncharacterized protein LOC108163466 isoform X2, which translates to MIRFYKLYTFFLKTMDHDTQKTVKEWCVCEKCPRAVLHIPLDSNLRCQLCGLERRPKTDPSSSDEEEYAANLRQKMLLERRHAEEALQSGVRVKVPKRAKKPCSVQSCKKNCLKCGGMAKPRAEKEPLAGHFPTPKEALPKWRLGLQTLDRATSVAPPSSPSSLKSLQPAFESMWEPLPSDVTNQVDKSHRHRALLAKRLVIPLKTPITDPSGGAVSKRNKSLASLLHPGTSPPLPPLSKVVASIMAEQGAEKGREKGGGLEHGSIEAENQMESQFCPFDSYEGPSEDALVVDSARIMLQSPMALNTTPLLVSSDLEEGAKDDSKDISGNCKHGPSNNGPSNNGQPIAPKTFEFLDFEEKEVQVDCAAENEQLKSESESESKGSASPPIKDVSNERVISSNKSQTDAEYSKVLSKKLNSTHGLHEPANRVCRTAGMKREGAKPMASGMSPVRKSKLGAESASSVCDKCGHQRNDGDAAMPNKNSRAKSVKQIPIKEPKEFVGPYRSTSKNAMPAKKICQVSKELFGKEPSYSLRVPDKTGKLYRTFHCCPRTNLAKQKLKREGLKPTCTKEMKKYKPDSLVSNNSSTPMKSEEDLEGSSQTVPDPVSKSVSDQRLLRNISSEGSNLEEEFHKTPDAYLPIDGRTIQPHMLSHSCMEREVSIHWRRIHTLETVSHVCGEMLKPKMASHRCTVMENLKKTTLSDQPATSTSIYEFRMPDIDSNAFEKSGMASPPRNISETHRRNEDGNKSGHETPVAHSPTPRHMDLFLRKMMRRPSPPICPVPSVKYIRRKIRAQEGLRQYDVSELSFMRNSESLVQHKESAGVVPHDEKRMPPFQYGNIPSKADHLEVKLGRRIRREHSLERRFNMLVKSKSQPPETKSEQEKRREYLLKVKLEEMTTKPIQLLTPHEET; encoded by the exons ATGATTCGCTTCTATAAACTTTACACGTTTTTTCTGAAAACTATGGACCACGACACCCAAAAAACTGTCAAAGAGTGGTGCGTTTGCGAGAAGTGTCCGAGAGCAGTGCTGCACATTCCGTTGGACAGCAACCTCCGCTGCCAATTGTGTGGACTGGAGCGGCGTCCTAAAACCGATCCCAGCTCCAGCGACGAAGAGGAGTACGCCGCCAACCTACGGCAGAAGATGCTTCTAGAGCGACGACATGCCGAGGAGGCGCTCCAAAGTGGTGTCCGCGTCAAGGTGCCTAAGCGAGCCAAGAAGCCATGTTCAGTGCAGAGCTGCAAGAAGAATTGCCTCAAGTGCGGGGGAATGGCCAAGCCAAGAGCCGAGAAGGAGCCTTTAGCCGGGCACTTTCCAACTCCCAAAGAAGCCTTACCGAAGTGGCGTCTTGGGCTACAAACTTTAGATCGCGCAACTTCAGTTGCGCCACCATCATCGCCTTCATCTCTGAAGTCTTTGCAACCCGCATTCGAGTCCATGTGGGAGCCTTTGCCCAGTGACGTCACAAACCAGGTGGACAAGTCTCATCGACACAGGGCATTGCTTGCAAAACGTTTGGTCATTCCCCTGAAGACACCCATCACGGATCCATCTGGCGGGGCAGTCTCCAAGCGAAACAAGAGCTTAGCGTCACTTTTGCACCCTGGCACCAGCCCCCCGCTGCCACCCCTCTCAAAAGTGGTGGCCTCCATTATGGCTGAACAGGGGGCAGAAAAGGGCCGTGAAAAAGGTGGCGGATTAGAACACGGTTCGATTGAGGCCGAAAACCAAATGGAAAGCCAGTTTTGCCCCTTTGACTCCTACGAGGGGCCGTCGGAGGATGCACTTGTCGTAGACAGTGCCCGCATCATGCTGCAGAGCCCCATGGCGCTGAACACGACCCCATTGCTCGTCTCTTCAGACTTGGAAGAGGGCGCTAAAGATGACTCTAAAGATATCAGCGGCAATTGCAAGCACGGCCCATCCAACAACGGCCCATCCAACAACGGGCAGCCCATCGCCCCGAAAACATTCGAGTTTTTAGACTTTGAAGAGAAAGAAGTACAAGTAG ATTGCGCTGCAGAGAACGAACAACTGAAGTCCGAATCCGAGTCGGAGTCCAAAGGATCAGCTAGCCCACCTATCAAGGATGTATCTAATGAACGTGTAATTTCCTCAAATAAATCTCAGACCGATGCAGAGTATTCAAAAGTCTTATCAAAAAAATTGAACAGCACCCATGGCTTGCATGAACCCGCCAATAGGGTGTGCAGGACAGCCGGTATGAAGCGGGAGGGCGCAAAGCCAATGGCTAGTGGGATGTCTCCGGTACGGAAATCAAAGTTAGGAGCAGAGTCCGCATCATCGGTGTGCGACAAATGCGGACATCAGCGAAACGATGGCGATGCTGCTATGCCAAATAAGAATTCCAGAGCAAAGAGTGTCAAGCAGATACCTATAAAAGAACCCAAGGAATTTGTAGGCCCCTATCGTAGTACTAGCAAGAACGCAATGCCAGCCAAGAAAATCTGTCAAGTCTCTAAAGAGTTGTTCGGCAAAGAGCCATCTTACTCATTGAGAGTTCCAGACAAGACTGGTAAACTCTATAGAACTTTTCACTGTTGTCCAAGAACTAATTTAGCTAAGCAAAAATTGAAGCGGGAAGGCCTTAAGCCGACCTGCACCAAAGAGATGAAAAAATATAAGCCCGATTCTCTTGTTAGTAATAATTCGAGCACACCAATGAAATCCGAAGAAGACCTTGAAGGCTCTTCACAGACAGTACCAGACCCAGTTTCTAAATCCGTATCAGACCAGAGGCTTCTCAGAAATATCTCATCAGAAGGCAGCAATCTTGAAGAAGAATTCCACAAAACACCCGATGCATACCTACCTATAGACGGAAGGACTATACAACCGCATATGTTGTCGCATAGCTGCATGGAGAGAGAAGTCTCAATCCATTGGCGACGAATCCACACCTTGGAAACAGTTTCACATGTCTGTGGGGAGATGCTCAAGCCTAAGATGGCTTCACACAGATGCACTGTCATGGAAAATCTCAAGAAGACCACCTTGTCGGATCAACCTGCTACCAGTACGTCGATCTATGAGTTCCGCATGCCTGACATAGATTCCAATGCGTTCGAAAAGTCCGGAATGGCTAGCCCTCCTCGTAACATAAGCGAAACCCACAGGCGAAATGAAGATGGGAACAAGAGTGGGCATGAGACACCTGTAGCTCACTCGCCAACACCAAGGCACATGGATCTCTTCTTAAGGAAAATGATGCGGAGGCCCAGTCCGCCCATTTGTCCCGTTCCTTCAGTAAAATACATTAGACGAAAGATAAGAGCACAAGAGGGTCTGAGACAGTATGATGTTTCGGAATTATCATTTATGCGAAATTCGGAGAGCCTGGTGCAACACAAGGAATCTGCAGGTGTGGTGCCTCATGATGAGAAACGAATGCCTCCATTTCAGTATGGAAATATCCCATCGAAGGCCGATCATCTTGAGGTGAAGCTAGGGAGACGAATCCGGAGGGAGCATTCGCTGGAACGCAGATTCAATATGCTCGTAAAGTCCAAGTCCCAACCTCCAGAGACGAAGTCGGAGCAAGAAAAACGCAGAGAATATTTGCTGAAGGTGAAACTTGAAGAGATGACGACAAAGCCAATTCAGCTGCTGACTCCGCATGAAGAAACATAA